CGACCACGACGGCCGCGACCGACACGATGCCGTCATTGGCGCCCAAAACGCCGGCCCGCAGCCAGTTCAGGCGCTGGGCAATGGCGCCGGAACGTGGCGGCTCCGAGTGGGTCAAGAGATCCTGTGCATGTTTCATGGAATAAGCAAACCACCAGCAATTTTCCACGGCCAGCAAGGTGAGGATGTCCTCGTTGAGGCAAGCCTTGACTTAGTTTGACACCTAGATGATGAGGCCTTGCGGCTACGGGGTGCTGACGGCGGCAGCCGTTGGTGCGGCGGGGACTGGCTCGGCAATACCGGGCAGGGCTCCTACTGTCCCACCCCAGGACTGCTGATTGAGTGCGGATCCGAGCAACCAGCTCACAGATAGTTCACGCAGCTGTGAAACCGTGGCAGGAGATTCCTGGGGGGCAGCCCCAGCCGTTTCCGGTGACCCATCCCGGAGAGGCTTGCTGAGAGCGGCCGCGTCGCCATAGACGAGAGTGAGCTGTCCCTCGAGCTCGGCCAGGGCCAATTTCGGGGCGGCAGTGAAGGCACCATCGAGCACATATCCGGGGACGGGAACTGTCTGGGGCAAGCAGCGCAGGACCAGTTCACGGTTCAACAGGACCAGCCTTTGTTGGTGTTCGGCCAAGAGTTCTACAGATTTGCTGAAATCCGGCTGGTGCAGGCGTGTGGCGGCTACCTGATAGGCGAAGACCGCCTTTTGCTCGCCTTGCGCGGCGGCGATGAGCGCAGCGTCGGAGCTGACGCCCGGCTGTGGGGTCAACATGGTGTTGCACACTTGCGCGGCTGGCGCCTCGTGGCCGGCGGCGGCGGTGAGCAGGAAAGTGGAAGTAGGAACGGGCACGCCGTTTGCCTGGCTGATCGCCGTGGCCGCCAGCAACTGGCTGGTACCCGTGGCGGCAAAGGCACGTCCCATGGAGCCCTCCGCGCTCACAGCAGCGCTCAACAAGATGTTGGCATTGGCCGTCAGCGCCGTGACAAAGCCAGGGATGGTTGCCGCGACGGCGCTGGTTGTGGGGGTTGGCGCGACGGACGGGGTGGGCAGGCCATCGGCAAGGGCTGCGATCTGAATTTCCAAGGCAGCCGCCGTGGACGCCAAAAGGTTTATGTTGGTTTCGCTTGCAGCGGTGCGCCCGAGCTCCTGAGCCGTTTCCAGTAAGGCTTTGGATTCGATCCACGCGTGCTGGCGCGTGATTTCGGTGGCATTGGGCCCATCGGTGGGAGCGCCCTGACCGGTGACAACGGTGCCCATGCCGATGACCACGGCGGCAATGGCGGTGAAAAAAAGGAATCCGCGCAGGTACGACCAGAACTTGTTGCGCATCCTGGGCGGCTTCCCGGCCCGGGCAGCCGGCCGGGATTCGGGATCTTCCACACCGGCGGCTGCGGCGGGGGACACCGGATCCGGCACCGGTACGGGGACGACGCCGTCGAGTACTTTCTGCTCCGCAAGTCGCCTCTCGCGCCTCGAGGTCGGGGCGGTGTCAAGGGCAGGCTCCGGGGCAAGCGGTTCCGCTGCAACGGTGGCATCGAGTGCGGGCTCAGCAACGGCATTGACGGGCTCGGGTTCCTCGGTCGCAACGGCATTGACGGGCTCGGGTTCCTCGGTCGCAACCGCACTGACAGTCTCGGGCTCCTCGGTCGCAACCGCACTGACAGTCTCGGGCTCCTCGGTCGCCTGACTGGTAGCGTCAGGTTGGGCCACGGATACAGCGACCGCCGGGGTTCCGCCGTCATCAGGGCGTGTGGGGGAAGCAGGTGTGAGGAGCAGTCCGTTGGCGCCTAAAATCAGCAGTGCGGAGCCTGCGGTTGCGGTCGCGGGGGCGCCTGCGGGGGAGGACACCCGCCGGCTGCCAGTTCGCCGCGGCTTCACGGAAGCGGTCGGAGGCATTGCGGTGCCGTGGCCGGGGGTGTCAACGGGAGGCTCAACCGAGGAACGCGAATTAGTCACAACTGTTGATAGTCTCACGTTCGGCCATCGTCACGCACACTAAGACGGCCCATTCCCCTTGTTGCGAGCCCCGATGCGTTCTTACTCACAGCAAAAACGTTCAGCGGCAGGTGGATAGACTCGGTAGTCTATATATTTACAACATCATTTAAGGGAGGCGGGCGTTCAATGACCAAGCCGGATAGGCCCAAAGCGGCCCGAAGCTCGGGGAACTTTCATCAGCCCGTCGACCCCATCGCGGAAGCGCAGCGGCTTCTGGCCTTGTTGACGCCCACGGTTGAGGCGGCCGGGCTCTTCCTAGAAGACGTTAAAGTCCAGATGGCCGGGGCGCACCGCACGGTCTCCGTAGTGGTGGATCTGCCGGAGACTGAAGTTGGCGGCGTCGGTCTCGACGCAATCTCGCAGGTCTCCAGGGCACTCTCGGAAACCATGGATACCGATCCCCACGACGACGGCCAGCCGTACGACCTGGAAATTTCCTCACCCGGGGCAACCCGGCCGCTCACTGAGCCGCGCCATTGGCGCCGCGCCTTGGGACGGATGGTTAAGGTCAACGCCATTGACAGGGAAAACCTGATGG
This region of Arthrobacter alpinus genomic DNA includes:
- the rimP gene encoding ribosome maturation factor RimP, producing MTKPDRPKAARSSGNFHQPVDPIAEAQRLLALLTPTVEAAGLFLEDVKVQMAGAHRTVSVVVDLPETEVGGVGLDAISQVSRALSETMDTDPHDDGQPYDLEISSPGATRPLTEPRHWRRALGRMVKVNAIDRENLMGRILAVEDDSVLLKPEIPVKKGMKAKQGEPEKLLFTTIRRGVVEIEFARLDEAELDLEFEAAGGDAADGEDS
- a CDS encoding DUF4439 domain-containing protein; protein product: MTNSRSSVEPPVDTPGHGTAMPPTASVKPRRTGSRRVSSPAGAPATATAGSALLILGANGLLLTPASPTRPDDGGTPAVAVSVAQPDATSQATEEPETVSAVATEEPETVSAVATEEPEPVNAVATEEPEPVNAVAEPALDATVAAEPLAPEPALDTAPTSRRERRLAEQKVLDGVVPVPVPDPVSPAAAAGVEDPESRPAARAGKPPRMRNKFWSYLRGFLFFTAIAAVVIGMGTVVTGQGAPTDGPNATEITRQHAWIESKALLETAQELGRTAASETNINLLASTAAALEIQIAALADGLPTPSVAPTPTTSAVAATIPGFVTALTANANILLSAAVSAEGSMGRAFAATGTSQLLAATAISQANGVPVPTSTFLLTAAAGHEAPAAQVCNTMLTPQPGVSSDAALIAAAQGEQKAVFAYQVAATRLHQPDFSKSVELLAEHQQRLVLLNRELVLRCLPQTVPVPGYVLDGAFTAAPKLALAELEGQLTLVYGDAAALSKPLRDGSPETAGAAPQESPATVSQLRELSVSWLLGSALNQQSWGGTVGALPGIAEPVPAAPTAAAVSTP